The Polyangiaceae bacterium genome includes a region encoding these proteins:
- a CDS encoding ABC transporter ATP-binding protein, whose translation MRQTLVEFEGLGRSYPSGEGWVHALEGIDLRVGRGELMAITGASGSGKSTALNIMGTLDTPSRGQYRLDGMPVEGLEDGELALLRNRKIGFVFQAFHLLPGSTALENVELPMIYAGLSPRERRERAHRALEKVGLGDRTAHRPNQLSGGQQQRVAIARAIVNEPLLLLADEPTGALDSSTTREILELFRDLSEQGVTLVIVTHDPNVAAFAARVVEFSDGRIVQDTGRAA comes from the coding sequence ATGAGGCAGACGCTCGTGGAATTCGAGGGGCTCGGCCGGAGCTATCCGTCCGGGGAAGGCTGGGTGCACGCGCTCGAGGGCATCGATCTCCGGGTCGGCCGTGGCGAGCTGATGGCCATTACCGGCGCGTCCGGCTCGGGCAAGTCCACGGCCCTGAACATCATGGGCACCTTGGACACGCCCAGCAGGGGTCAGTACCGCCTGGACGGCATGCCGGTGGAAGGGCTCGAGGACGGGGAGCTGGCGCTGCTTCGGAACCGGAAGATCGGCTTCGTCTTCCAGGCGTTTCACCTGCTGCCGGGCTCCACGGCGCTGGAGAACGTCGAATTGCCGATGATCTACGCGGGCCTGTCACCCCGCGAGCGTCGCGAACGGGCCCACCGGGCTCTGGAGAAGGTGGGCCTGGGAGACCGGACCGCGCATCGTCCGAATCAGCTGTCCGGTGGGCAGCAGCAACGCGTGGCGATCGCTCGCGCCATCGTGAACGAGCCCCTGCTGCTGTTGGCGGACGAGCCGACGGGGGCGCTGGATTCCAGCACCACGCGGGAGATCCTCGAGCTGTTTCGTGACTTGAGCGAGCAAGGGGTGACGCTCGTGATCGTCACCCACGATCCCAATGTCGCGGCGTTCGCGGCGCGCGTCGTCGAGTTCTCCGACGGTCGCATCGTGCAGGACACGGGGAGGGCGGCATGA